The following are from one region of the Actinoplanes sp. L3-i22 genome:
- a CDS encoding RNA polymerase-binding protein RbpA, with amino-acid sequence MGERMLRGSRLGAVSYESDRNTELAPRQTREYLCVKGHQFEVPFAVDAEVPTTWECKFDGSVARLVDGSEPEAKKAKPPRTHWDMLLERRSIAELEDILNERLQEVRTRRGR; translated from the coding sequence ATGGGCGAACGCATGCTGCGCGGCAGCCGTCTAGGCGCAGTCAGCTACGAGTCCGACCGTAACACCGAGCTGGCGCCCCGACAGACCCGTGAGTACCTGTGCGTCAAGGGTCACCAGTTCGAGGTTCCGTTCGCCGTCGACGCCGAGGTGCCCACCACCTGGGAGTGCAAGTTCGACGGCAGCGTGGCCCGTCTGGTCGACGGCAGCGAGCCGGAAGCGAAGAAGGCGAAGCCGCCGCGTACCCACTGGGACATGCTCCTGGAGCGGCGCTCGATCGCCGAGCTGGAGGACATTCTCAACGAACGCCTCCAGGAAGTGCGCACCCGCCGCGGCCGCTAG